One Aspergillus oryzae RIB40 DNA, chromosome 2 genomic window carries:
- the rpp1 gene encoding ribosomal protein P1 (60s acidic ribosomal protein P1): MSTAELACSYAALILADDGIEVTADKLQTLLTAAKVQEVEPIWTSIFAKALEGKDIKDLLTNVGSGGAAPAGAAAAAGGAAAPAEAAAEEKKEEEKEESDEDMGFGLFD; this comes from the exons ATGTCTACTGCCGAGCTCGCTTGCTCCTACGCGGCCCTTATCCTTGCCGATGATGGCATCGAGGTCACC GCCGACAAGCTCCAGACTCTCCTGACCGCCGCCAAGGTTCAGGAAGTTGAGCCCATCTGGACTTCCATCTTCGCCAAG GCTCTTGAGGGCAAGGACATCAAGGATCTCCTGACCAACGTCGGCTCCGGTGGTGCCGCCCCCGCCGGcgctgctgccgctgctggtggcGCTGCTGCCCCCGCTGAGGCCGCcgctgaggagaagaaggaagaag agaaggaggagtcCGACGAGGACATGGGCTTCGGTCTTTTCGACTAA
- a CDS encoding PQ-loop repeat-containing protein (predicted membrane protein): MASAEPVPLTTREAASGLLGSISLTCWIFVLVPQLIENYRNGNAEAISLVFLAVWFVGDVTNLIGGLWAGLVPVIVAIAVYFCIADGVLIGQCLYYKMRNSRLQAFHRRRSSVETPDPTTPLLGRRFSDSLREGPASRRRSCSSQHRDGHANGPDDTLAKIVEENEVGRSAWVKNFSSVLAICVIGMGGWTIAWQSGVWQPAPQEDAGGAEIAVGAQVVGYFSAICYLGARLPQIYKNWKDKSCEGLSLLFFILSLLGNLTYGAGILCHSTEKNYIVTNIPWLLGSLGTMVEDITIFIQFRLYAVADSTAAGP; the protein is encoded by the exons ATGGCTTCGGCAGAACCCGTACCATTAACCACCCGTGAAGCTGCCTCCGGACTCCTGGGATCGATTTCTTTGACCTGCTGGATCTTTGTCCTG GTACCTCAACTTATCGAGAACTATCGCAATGGCAATGCGGAGGCCAtctctcttgtctttctcgCCGTTTGGTTCGTCGGTGACGTAACCAACCTAATCGGTGGGCTTTGGGCCGGGCTGGTTCCCGTAATTGTGGCTATCGCAGTTTATTTCTGTATCGCAGACGGTGTGCTTATTGGGCAATGCCTCTACTACAAGATGCGCAATTCGCGTCTTCAGGCTTTCCATCGTCGACGTTCCTCCGTCGAAACACCTGACCCGACCACCCCGTTGCTCGGCCGGCGCTTTAGCGACAGCCTTCGAGAAGGGCCGGCTTCGCGCCGTCGGTCATGTTCGTCGCAGCACCGTGACGGCCATGCTAACGGTCCCGACGATACGTTAGCGAAAATTGTCGAGGAGAACGAGGTCGGTCGTAGTGCCTGGGTCAAGAACTTCAGCAGTGTCTTGGCCATCTGCGTGATTGGAATGGGTGGATGGACTATCGCATGGCAATCTGGTGTTTGGCAGCCGGCACCTCAGGAGGATGCCGGGGGTGCCGAGATAGCCGTTGGAGCCCAGGTGGTTGGGTATTTCAGCGCGATCTGCTATCTGGG TGCACGCCTGCCGCAGATCTATAAAAACTGGAAGGACAAATCTTGTGAGG GACTCTcacttttgttctttatcctctccctcctggGAAATTTGACTTATGGCGCTGGT ATCCTTTGTCATTCAACGGAGAAGAACTACATTGTTACAAACATACCTTGGCTGCTGGGATCGCTGGGCACGATGGTCGAGGATATCACGATTTTTATACAATTTCGTCTATATGCGGTTGCGGACTCGACAGCCGCAGGGCCATGA